A region of Vitis riparia cultivar Riparia Gloire de Montpellier isolate 1030 chromosome 1, EGFV_Vit.rip_1.0, whole genome shotgun sequence DNA encodes the following proteins:
- the LOC117919680 gene encoding sphingosine-1-phosphate lyase: MIILNRTYPKYRTIPKTISSTNAAPPKQIEASSHAIEQSSASLSTSSMESSFFSHMRAAANSFLSEYEPLNLLLAPLLALLIARILQCFVDVVNEKGLKATILGFLITSVKLVPGVKRYIDAEKQKVVDKLQSGSKSKRDGWSTELPRTGLGEGVIEKMKEEKRNDVVWQGKCSGTVYIGGSESEGHFSLINEACSMFAHTNPLHMDVFQSVVRFEVEVVAMTAALLGSKEKASGGQICGNMTSGGTESILLAVKTSRDYMKAKRGITRPEMIIPESAHSAYDKAAQYFNIKLLRVPVNKEFQADVKGIRRRINKNTILIVGSAPGFPHGIIDPIEELGELASSFGICFHVDLCLGGFVLPFARKLGYPIPPFDFSVEGVTSISVDVHKYGLAPKGTSVVLYRNHDIRKHQFVAVTEWSGGLYVSPTIAGSRPGALIAGAWAAMISLGQEGYLNNTRETMEVSKKLQRGIKDIPELFVIGRPDMTIVAFGSNVVDIFEVNDILSSKGWHLNALQRPNSIHICLTLQHVTILEDFLKDLKESVQTVKQNPGPINGGLAPIYGAAGKMPDRGMVGELLVNFMDGTC; this comes from the exons ATGATAATACTTAATAGAACTTATCCAAAATATCGTACCATTCCAAAAACAATCAGCTCAACAAACGCAGCCCCGCCAAAACAAATAGAAGCATCGTCTCACGCCATTGAACAAAGCTCAGCATCTCTCTCTACGTCTTCAATGGaatcttctttcttctctcaCATGAGAGCTGCTGCGAACTCATTCTTATCCGAGTACGAGCCTCTGAATCTGCTTCTCGCTCCTCTTCTCGCTCTCCTCATCGCTCGCATACTTCAATGCTTCGTTGACGTCGTCAATGAGAAAGGACTCAAGGCCACAATTCTAGGGTTTCTCATCACCTCCGTCAA GTTGGTTCCTGGTGTGAAGAGGTACATCGATGCCGAGAAGCAAAAG GTTGTTGATAAGTTGCAATCTGGTAGTAAATCTAAAAGAGATGGTTGGAGTACAGAGTTGCCAAGGACAGGATTGGGAGAAGGAGTCatagagaaaatgaaagaagagaaaagaaatgatGTGGTTTGGCAAGGCAAATGCTCCGGTACAGT TTACATTGGAGGAAGTGAATCAGAAGgacatttttctttgataaatgAGGCGTGTTCCAT GTTTGCACATACGAACCCATTGCATATGGATGTATTCCAAAGTGTAGTTCGATTTGAGGTGGAAGTTGTGGCCATGACGGCTGCATTACTTGGCAGTAAAGAAAAGGCTTCTGGGGGACAGATTTGTGGAAACATGACTTCCGGAGGAACTGAAAGTATATTATTAGCTGTGAAAACATCACGTGACTATATGAAAGCAAAGAGGGGAATCACAAGGCCAGAAAT GATAATACCTGAATCTGCACACTCAGCATATGACAAGGCGGCACAATATTTTAACATCAAACTTTTGCGTGTTCCTGTAAATAAAGAATTTCAAGCAGATGTCAAAGGGATTAGACGGCGTATTAACAAAAACACCATTTTG ATAGTTGGCTCTGCACCTGGGTTCCCACATGGCATCATCGACCCCATTGAG GAGCTTGGTGAATTGGCTTCTAGTTTTGGAATTTGTTTTCATGTTGATCTTTGTCTTGGAGGCTTTGTATTGCCTTTCGCTCGTAAACTTGG gTACCCAATTCCACCTTTCGATTTTTCTGTGGAAGGAGTGACCTCAATATCAGTCGATGTGCACAAATATGGGCTGGCTCCCAAAGGAACAAGTGTAGTTTTATATAGAAATCATGACATCAGAAAG CATCAATTTGTTGCTG TTACTGAATGGTCGGGTGGGCTTTACGTTTCTCCAACAATAGCTGGAAGCAGGCCTGGTGCTTTGATTGCTGGGGCTTGGGCAGCAATGATTTCTTTAGGACAAGAAG GATATTTGAATAACACAAGAGAGACCATGGAAGTATCAAAAAAATTACAGAGAGG AATAAAGGATATTCCCGAGTTATTTGTCATTGGAAGGCCAGACATGACAATTGTGGCATTTGGATCTAATGTCGTAGACATATTCGAAGTCAATGACATATTGTCATCCAAAGGCTGGCATTTGAATGCATTGCAGAGACCCAACAG CATTCACATCTGTCTGACCCTTCAACATGTTACCATCCTTGAGGACTTCCTCAAGGATCTGAAGGAATCTGTCCAAACT GTAAAACAAAACCCAGGTCCAATCAATGGAGGACTTGCTCCGATATATGGTGCAGCAGGGAAGATGCCCGACAGGGGAATGGTTGGGGAGTTGCTGGTAAATTTCATGGACGGTACATGCTAG
- the LOC117918667 gene encoding pentatricopeptide repeat-containing protein At4g21065-like, translating to MNHIYKLHARLLKTGHHNHPLALRRLLLSCAASAPASLSYARSIFDLIAFPDTFAFNTIIRAHADSSPSFSLSLFSKMTMAGVSPDHFTFPFVLKACARLQTGLDLHSLLFKLGFDSDVYVQNGLIHVYGCCGFLDFALKVFEEMPERDLVSWSSMIACFANNGFGYEALALFQRMQLVGTVKPDEVIVLSVVSAISILGDLELGKWIRGFISRNGLEFTVSLGTALVDMFSRCGCIEESMRVFDEMGERNVLTWTALINGLAVHGRSAEALRMFYEMRNHGFQPDHVTFTAVLVACSHGGLVSEGWHVFESIRNEYGMEPLPEHYGCMVDLLGRAGLLNEACKFVDRMPIRPNSIIWRTLLGACVNHNYIELAEKVKEKINELDSYHDGDYVLLSNVYGGVGRWAEKAGVRNSMREKRISKKPGCSLINVNHLIHEFVAGDNNHPQFESIREFLVSMIDSLKVVGYTPDISNVLFDIEEEEKESTLGYHSEKLAVAFALLCFKDSRTIRVMKNLRICHDCHCFMKHASDVFEREIIIRDRNRFHHFSKGSCSCRDYW from the coding sequence ATGAATCACATATACAAGCTCCATGCCCGTCTTCTCAAAACCGGTCATCACAACCACCCACTCGCCCTCCGCCGCCTCCTTCTATCGTGCGCCGCCTCTGCTCCGGCCAGCTTATCCTACGCGCGCTCCATCTTCGACCTCATCGCCTTTCCAGACACTTTCGCTTTCAACACCATCATTAGAGCTCATGCCGACTCTTCcccctctttttctctttcgCTTTTCTCTAAAATGACCATGGCCGGTGTCTCACCAGACCACTTCACCTTTCCCTTTGTTCTCAAGGCTTGCGCCCGTCTCCAAACTGGTCTGGACCTCCACTCACTTCTCTTTAAGCTTGGCTTTGATTCTGATGTTTATGTGCAAAATGGGTTGATCCATGTTTATGGGTGTTGTGGGTTTTTGGATTTTGCATTGAAGGTGTTCGAGGAAATGCCCGAAAGAGACTTGGTCTCTTGGTCATCGATGATCGCTTGTTTTGCGAATAATGGTTTTGGGTATGAGGCTTTAGCGTTGTTTCAGAGAATGCAGCTTGTGGGTACTGTGAAACCCGATGAAGTTATCGTTCTCAGCGTGGTATCTGCGATTTCTATCTTGGGGGACTTGGAATTGGGAAAGTGGATTCGTGGTTTTATTAGCAGAAATGGGTTGGAATTTACAGTTTCATTGGGGACGGCTTTGGTTGATATGTTTTCTAGATGTGGGTGCATTGAGGAGTCGATGAGGGTGTTTGATGAAATGGGTGAAAGAAATGTGTTGACATGGACTGCATTGATTAATGGGCTTGCGGTGCATGGACGGAGTGCAGAGGCGCTAAGGATGTTTTATGAGATGAGGAATCATGGTTTTCAGCCGGATCATGTTACTTTTACTGCAGTTTTGGTGGCTTGCAGTCATGGAGGTCTTGTCAGTGAGGGGTGGCATGTCTTTGAAAGCATTAGGAATGAATATGGCATGGAACCATTGCCTGAGCATTATGGTTGTATGGTTGATCTCCTTGGCCGTGCAGGCTTGCTTAATGAAGCCTGCAAATTTGTGGATAGAATGCCAATTAGGCCAAATTCCATCATTTGGAGGACTCTGCTTGGAGCATGTGTAAACCACAATTATATTGAGTTGGCAGAGAAAGTGAAGGAGAAGATCAATGAGCTTGATTCTTACCATGATGGTGATTATGTGCTTCTATCAAATGTGTATGGTGGAGTTGGTCGGTGGGCTGAGAAGGCTGGGGTGAGGAATTCAATGAGAGAGAAGAGAATCAGCAAGAAACCTGGCTGTAGTTTGATTAATGTGAACCATTTGATTCATGAGTTTGTTGCAGGAGATAATAATCATCCCCAGTTTGAGAGTATTAGGGAGTTCTTGGTTTCAATGATTGATAGTTTGAAAGTTGTGGGTTATACTCCTGATATATCAAATGTATTGTTTGACATCGAAGAAGAGGAGAAGGAGAGTACTCTTGGTTACCATAGTGAGAAGTTGGCTGTTGCCTTTGCCCTCCTTTGTTTTAAGGACAGTAGGACCATTAGGGTCATGAAGAATCTTCGAATTTGTCATGATTGTCATTGTTTCATGAAGCATGCTTCAGATGTATTTGAAAGGGAGATCATCATCCGGGACAGAAACCGTTTCCATCATTTTAGTAAGGGATCATGCTCTTGCCGGGATTATTGGTGA
- the LOC117918675 gene encoding protein LAZY 1-like, translated as MKLLGWMHRKFRQNSSEPLKDFAIGQRSLDDQQYYPKSNYGTKPLRQRDYYLRKSFAGLEAAREEEEDDFEEESSAAISELFHGFLAIGTLGSDPVVNDPSTPTFAISVENITEKETEVTENELKLINDELEKVLGAEAKEDGYSSGRNSHVSTGRSSHGSTITLSGKPMEGTESNGNGTTVCPLQGYLFGSAIELPETTTVAKKEHRTSLGELFQRSKEENSGAKCERGEKRTDKEADKSAVHIMKKMLKKKMLHASSRNSTAAGGTVDSASAETKLHKILHMFHRKVHPESSTATEKPNRPHKNEIKNGIFYDGGCNNGDRMLPDEDIMIFPQRTLSKESIRRYKSQSNPPQFTLCGNDSNGNREYWIKTDADYLVLEL; from the exons atgaag TTACTAGGTTGGATGCATCGCAAGTTCCGGCAGAATAGCAGTGAGCCACTCAAAGATTTTGCCATCG GACAAAGATCACTGGATGACCAACAATACTACCCAAAGTCAAACTATGGCACCAAGCCCTTAAGGCAACGAGACTACTACCTTCGAAAGTCATTCGCTGGTCTAGAAGCagcaagagaagaagaagaagatgactTTGAAGAAGAATCATCAGCAGCAATTTCAGAACTCTTCCATGGCTTTCTAGCAATCGGTACCCTCGGCTCAGACCCAGTCGTCAATGACCCATCTACGCCAACATTTGCCATCTCTGTTGAGAACATTACTGAGAAAGAAACTGAAGTAACAGAGAATGAATTGAAGCTCATTAATGATGAGTTGGAGAAGGTGCTAGGAGCTGAAGCTAAAGAAGATGGTTACTCATCTGGGAGAAATAGTCATGTTAGCACAGGAAGAAGCAGTCATGGTAGCACCATCACACTTAGTGGCAAGCCAATGGAAGGCACAGAGTCCAATGGGAATGGAACAACAGTATGCCCACTCCAGGGCTATCTTTTTGGGTCAGCAATAGAATTGCCAGAAACAACCACAGTGGCGAAAAAGGAACATAGAACATCTCTTGGTGAGCTTTTCCAGAGGAGTAAGGAGGAAAATTCTGGAGCAAAATGCGAGAGGGGGGAGAAGCGAACAGATAAAGAAGCAGATAAATCTGCTGTGCATATCATGAAAAAGATGCTAAAGAAGAAAATGCTCCATGCTTCTTCAAGGAACTCTACTGCAGCTGGGGGAACAGTTGATTCTGCTTCCGCAGAAACAAAGCTACATAAG ATCCTACATATGTTCCACAGAAAAGTTCATCCAGAAAGCTCGACCGCCACAGAAAAGCCAAACAGGCCCCACAAAAATGAGATCAAGAATGGCATCTTCTATGACGGGGGGTGCAACAATGGAGATCGGATGCTCCCAGACGAAGACATCATGATATTTCCTCAGAGAACCCTTTCAAAGGAGAGTATACGACGTTACAAGAGCCAGTCTAACCCTCCCCAGTTCACACTTTGTGGCAATGATTCAAATGGGAACAGGGAGTACTGGATCAAAACAGATGCAGATT ATCTGGTGTTGGAGCTCTAA